The window aacaattcaatcatatttttctccaatatttctCACATAGTATCAGAGCATCTACGATCTTGGTAGAGAATCAAAGAGCCTTCGTTGCCGGCAGGCGGCTATTATACATATATGTCGCCCGTTTGGCCAATGATCATGTTAGCAAATGTTTGGCCCAACGTGCTTTTTTCCGATGactattttcttatgtttgatttgagtagcaccatgcatctttccGGTGAttactttctcatatctgatttgcgtGCCAACGTGCATCTCTCCTGACTACTTTTATATTTAATTTGCGTAGTATTGTTCATCTTTCCGAACTACTTTCTCAAATCTGAGTTGCATAGCATCATGCGTCTTTCCGATGACTCCCCAGATCTTATTTGTGTAGTTTTGTGTGTCTTTTCGGTGACTCCTCAAATCTGATTTggtagggtcgtgccatcatttcgaccctacccatataatttttctttttcaatagggtcgtgccatcattctgACCATACCCATgtaatttctcttttccagtaAGGCCGTGCCATCATTCACGTCCTactcatataatttttttctgtCAAGTTGTGTCATCATTTCGACCCTATCCATACaatttctcttttccagtagggtcgtgccatcattctgACCCTAcctatataatttctcttttcctgTAGGGTCGTGCCATTATTtcaaccctacccatataatttttcacatattttgacCACTTTTCAACTGGCAAATCTAATTATCCCGTGCATGAGCATGTTCCGACCAATTCTTGATGAccttgttcaagatctactcatttcttgatttcgagatgaccATATATTTTATACCAGCTTTCAGCAATTTTCCTGCATCAGATCGATTTTTTGGCGACGTTTATTACTTTTCCAACTACTTTTTCAGGTTGTTCCCTTGCAACTGTATCGCTCAAACGTTCCCAACAGTCCTTACCAGcttttttgtagatattttcatCAAGTCCCTCATTGGTccttgtattaattacatttgtaacaaacTCGGTACATATTGAcctgtatgcaccagcttgagggggagtgttagaatttGAGTAGAAATAAGAATAGTAAATAGAATCCTAATGtcctagttgaaaaagtattataGTGTAGTAGTCTCCTTGTTGGAAAAGGATTAATGTAATAGGGtatcaatgtaataatgtagaaacaacaattcaatcatatttttctccaatatttctCACAAGTGTGAAATGAAGTTCTTATCTCAAGATCCTAAAAAGAAGATTCCGAGGATATTATGACCAAAAGGGAGGATATTTTTGTGCAAGTAACATTGAACTCATTTGCTATCCAGTGTAATAGGttcctttctatatttttttatagctTTCTCATTGTTTGGAATAAATATTCTATTTTCAGTTCAACTCATCAAGATCTACAAAACTCGATAAGTAGGAGTGAATGATTCTTTTTAGACTTTATATATTATCGTAAAATATATCAACCTCCTGCATTGATAATGATATTTGCTTTCTCAATTATGAAACTTTATGCTAAACTTTCCATATTCAGTTTCTCTCCGTTATTGAACTCATGTGATTTTCGTATCTTCTTTATTGATTGTACTTTTTATTCTCACGTGATTAGTTCTCCAACTTCCCATATGCAGTGTGCTAGAAGTACAGATACACATTGTAGCAAAGCCATGTTGGAGCTTTATGGAGATATTTAATGTGCTTGGAGTTCAGTAAAATGAAGACCACTCAGGTTGTTTGTTTGTATTTCAGCGAAGTTCCCCTTGCTGTGTTCAGATCTTTCATTTGTTGCTGTTATGTATGCATTCTTTTGGCAATGCAACCTATCATTATTCTAGAAGTGTTAAAATGCTTCTAATTGGAAACAATATCTAAAGTCTATTAGTTTGCCTGCCACCTCTgtatcattttatttaaatgttggGGATACTCCTCTCTGTAATTATGTTATCCCTATAATGAGCGATTATATACAGATGCTTTATACTAAATTACAgaataattttttctaaagttctgaaatgtttatgatttttagttgagaATATCTATTGGATAGATATTATTCAAATATGGAATCATATTTGCTTCTATTATTTTACGAAAATACTGCAGCCAAACAAAGCAGAAAAGAAACCGCAGCCAAACAACGAAGAAAAGAAACCGTCAATTAAGGCTTCTCACGAGGCTCAAAATGATCAGCAGAACCATACAGCAGATACACCTGTAGCTGATGCAGGTTCTGTTTCTGCATCAGGCAATGATAACAGGAAAGTTTCACGTGAAGATATTGAACTTGTAAGACGGtctttaaattctttattttgcCTGGATATCATTCGTTAGGAAGTTGTGCCGGGGTCTTTAACGTTTTAATTTTATGATGACATATTTTTTGCAGGTCCAGAACTTGATTGAACGGTGCTTGCAGTTGTATATGAATAGGGATGAAGTGGTAAAAACACTTCTGAATCGTGCAAGGATAGATCCTGGATTTACAACTCTAGGTAGGTACATGAGTTATTGAAGAAGTTGTTTATGACTCTGGCTGCTTGCGTTATATATGCCGTCCACTGTCTCACATGTATTCTGAACAAGTGTTTTCTGGTTTCTGGCTATGGTTATTGGGTGGTCTTTAGATTTTCGTCCAGCTTTTGAATCTTTTCATATTGCGTGCAGTTTGgcaaaaattagaagaagaaaatgcgGAGTTCTTTCGAGCCTACTACATTAGGCTTAAACTGAAGAAACAAATCATCCTGTTCAATCATTTGCTTGAGCATCAGTATCATCTAACGAAATATCCAGTGCCTCCAAAGGTTCCATTGGCGCCAATGCAGAATGGTATTAGGCCCATGCCAGGtacatttatttgttgtatgAAGGCGAGTGTTACTGCATTGTTCTGCTTGGGAttagattttgaaattttgagattttgagattgtCCGTTCATCAATTACTGAGCCTTTTCTACGTCCTCCTTTGCGATCTTATTTTGTGAACAAGTAGAAGATAGGAATCCCTCCATTTGTAGTGGAGGGTCAACTATATTAATCTTTATTAGCGAAAAAGCTTGTATCTTCTGTGGATGAACTATTTCTTGTAGAAAGCTTGGTAAGTTTTCAACTTTATAGTGAAACGAACTGCACTTTGCAGAAGCTGGTGAGAATCTGCATGATTTGGTTCTTGTAGAGATTAGATTTCCTGTCCTCACAGGAACGTAAGAAGTATGTAGACGAGCAGTGTGCATATGCCATAGCAGAAAGTTCTGTTCTTATGCTTATACCTCCATTCTTGGCAGTGCTCCTGCTATTTATATTAGTTAGGTGAATTATAAACTAACCAGTAGATGGTCAAAGTATGTGTTGTTGCTTGACTTACTTCTTCAACCTTGCGACCCTCGAAATTCAGTGAAAGGCAACTTCTTCCTCGTTTTGAAACAACGGGTTTACTCAAATGGAGGACTGGGGAAGGGGCAGTTGCTGTTTGCCGTAAGTCTAAAGCCATTGGTAGCAATTTTCTGTAGAATATAATGTCTCtcttaaatggtttggaatgggcAAAGAAACTCATCTTACTTTATAACTTTATCTGGACAACACCCACATTTTTGAGTGGACCGAATGGAGGCACAAGATGGAGGGGAATTGTAGAGAATTTTACAATATAAGTCGTCCTTACAAAAACAAAGAGTTTATGCAACGTAAGTTCTACAAAATGTGTAGTTCATCCTGCCCTCCACACTTGCTTTCATCTGCTTCCTTTCTTCCTCAATCTTCATGGATTTTCAAATTGGAATTAAGCTGCATGAACACCATGggatttaatattattttcagaCCAGGTAAATAAGTCTTTTCGTTTTTCAGTTTTTATATCATTATATTCATTGCCACTTGTTCCTAATGCAGTCAACAACCTACCCGTGGGATATCCCGTCATGCAGCAACCTCCAGTTCCAGCTGCGGGTCAACCTCATCTTGATCCAATGGGCATGTCCAGCTGCCACGTGGTTAATGGTGTGCCAGCACCAGGAAACTATCATCCCATGAGGATGAATTCAGGAAATGAGTGAGAATCTTTTTTTGTTTAGGATGTTAGGTCTCTTTGATtctaaaattgaaatttgaactcTCTACCTACAATTTATGGTCTATCCAAGTTCTTTTCTGGTTAGCCAGTGTGTCTGTGGTACTTATTTGCTCATCATCTTTCTTGCCATGCGGCCAAAGATTTGTCATTTGACTATTTCAAGTACATTTAATTCGCTCTTCCCAGATTTAGTCGGAGTTGAAATTTTGTTGATATTTCATATTGATTTAAAATGAGTGTAGGTTAGTGAAATATGCTGCTGTTATGTGAATATTTCAAACCTAACACGTGTTTGTTGTTGGTTCATGTCTTCTTTTTATGATTGAATAATCTGATTTTTGAAGTGAAAATAGTTTTTGGCTTCTGGGGTGAAAGCGGTTTATATATGTTAAAGGAGACATGGCATGACAAGTGACACTTTACACATTGTTCTCTGCTGACAGTATGGTGATTGACACTAATGTGTCAGATGTAGCAGCAGCTGGTGCACCTAGCAATGCTATGTCAGATATGGCTGTAAGCCCTACATCAGTAGCTTCCAGTGGCCATTTTCCCTTTACCGCTTCAGAGATTTCGGGTATGGGAGTTGACACCTCAGCCCTTGATGCTGCCTTTCCATCTGATGTAGCAAGTTCAGTAGGATTACAACTGCCGCCAGATAATGGTGTTGGTAATTCGAGGGATTCACTGAGATCTTTGGCTCAGATTCCTTGGAATTTTAGTCTCTCAGATCTAACAGCAGATCTGTCGAACTTAGGAGGTAAGTTAATTTATGCACATCTCAAACATTATCACTGCTCATGACTAGAAAGCAAGATTCGGCATAAATTTGCAATGTGGTTCAACCGCCTCCCACTCCTTTGGTGCTTCCTTTTGATCTTGCAAAGAGTATTTGTCTTGAGaactttgttattttcttatttgaagCAGTGCCAATTAGACTCTTTTGACAATTCATAGAGTGAAAGTGCCAATTGGGCTCTTTTGACAATTCATAGAGTGAAGTATTAAGTTTTAGCAGAGTTAAAGGCACTCACCTAAAAATCCAATCCAGCGGCTTGTAGTAATACAAATAAAGTCCATCAGCCTAAACTGAGAAATTTACTTTGCATTATTCTTATGGACACTAGATGAAGGTCATGATAGTTACTCCATTAAACAATAGTTCATGTATGAACTTTCATGTTAATAATTATCCACGGCAAACTGTAACATTTAATTTCCGGAGAAAGCATGGTAAGTGTATACATATTTAGTATACTGGTGGAAGACCTTTTGTTATCGAATAAGTATGTACTTTTCAAGGACTTCTAGTATGGTGTTGCTTGTTTATTGGTATTAAGTGGCATGCATAGGCAAATTAGACCAAGAGACTGCAAAAATGTTGCATAGAAGTAGTATTCTTTTCTAGGGAACAGGGAgcatttttgtaaaatttgaatatattaCATATATGATATGTATTGGAAGATATGACTTACAGAGACATAGTTGCAGTTGTACTAGTAGTGACTGCAATATTTTGTACGGGCACTTCTGCAGCGATGATTTTTATGGATTGTTATTCTGCTGACTTTCTAGATTTTCTATCCCCTTTCTCATGAACCACGAACCTGCtcctgttttttcttttttttttttttcatggttAATGTTTATTTTTTGCTCCAATGTAATTACAGATCTAGGACCTCTTGGGAACTATCCTGGTTCTGCATATTTGCCTTCTGATTCAGATATTCTACTCGACTCTCCAGAGCAAGATGATATAGGTGAGAACTTTTACTTTGTTGCCCATTGAATGCTATGCTTTGAATCATCAAACTGCAGAGATGtcaaaatatgttagcattaagCGTCTCAACTTACGTGTTGTTTTAGCCTATTAGATGCAATGCTGACGCTCATATCTTTCTTACtccaaaattttctttctttacattAGACTATCTTGGCTTTGTTTGGCATCTCACTTCTTATCTTTGTTGGTGCATTCTGGCTTTCATTTGCTGCATTTGCTGTCAACATGGTTGGTTTACTCATGAATATTTACTTCTGCATTACTgttcaatttcaagtttccaACTGGCGGATAAGTTAGATGCAAAACATCGATGCATAAATGTCCAGAGTGGTATGCTTGGACTAATAAACATGTTACAGTCCGCATTTCATATACTTCTCTTGGGGAATATCTGTTTCTATGGAATACGTTTCATTTCGCTATTATGACACTCTGGAATGCAGATTAGAGTTCTTATATTTGCTTGCATTAGCTTGATTTGgtctttttttcctccttttctcTTCAATAGAGGAGTTCTTTGTCGATGTTGATGATGCCGTTCCAGAACCAACTTGTCCTCAATCGGATGAAGAGAAGTCATAGTTTCAACTGAGATATTAATGTCGCATTGCATTTGAAGTTAGAATGTAAAATGATTATAAACTTGTAGAGTGGATGAGCTGAAAACCATTCATTTTTCCCTTTGCTAGCTGTGCTAGATATAGTTATTAACCTAATTTAGATATTAACTTTACTCTTGGATTATTATAGTGAGCAGATCTTTATTTTATCAGTGAAACAAAACAGGATATGTTTATCAGAAAGGATTTATATTTATCCATATGCCCATCCTCGGTCTGCGCAAATAGCGAGGGCTTTACTGCACTAGGCTCCCCTTTATATGTTGTTGTAGTTATCTAAACAAAGTTTGTAAGTTATGCTATTGCTTTTGGATGATAGAGATGAAATCATCGATACATATGCTTAGAGGCCGGTATAATAGTTAAAGAGGACATTTTTGAGTATCCGTAGAAAGAATGGTATGTTTGAGCTAGTTTGATAGTTggagagtatttttgagccaaaaactTTATTGTAAAGGTAATTTTGAGCGAAAATCGTATTAGAAGATAAAAATGATTCATTTTCAATGACTTTTCTCGCATGAATCTGCATTAGTTGAATTTCAAAACGGATATCAGATACTGAATGAAACCAAAGTTGAATTCAACCTGATTTTAAAACAGAAGATTGATTGATCATAGGTATTCTTGTTGAATCATATAACAATCTATTTTATAGGAGGTGTTTTAAGAGATTTTGTCAATTCAATTTTGTAATGTTAACACGCATACCCGGTTTTAAAGAAAAATGGCAATTAATCGATTCTATGTTTGAAGTTATTCTGATTTACGGTAAAATAATGAAAACTTTTGAACAATTGTTTTACAAAATCACTTGGGAGGTTTTGAGTTTTGTTTTAGATAAATAATCTTTTAATTTCATAGCCTCGTATTTTTTAGGGTTACTGATACTCatttaaaatcaaagtaaacaAATTTGAAGAGCTCAACAATATTATTTCgacatttaaattaaataaagttCCATGCATATCAACATCAAAGAAATTAATCCACATTAACTTGGATGTAATAGCATTCTCTCAAATACGTCTTTTACTAACAAAGCTACAGTTTAAATtataatgtaaaaaaataaatcaaaattgttACTCGAGAAGTTTAATGTCTTGTCCGGaagaaaaatagaatataaaaaataagaagggAGTTCTATCTAGACTCTAAAGTCACTTTTATTTAATTAcgagtaaaaaaataattatgatatgattttattggatattggtttaactattaataaaaatgtaaaacttGAAAAGCAAATCAACCCGGTTGTAAACATCTTTTATCTTCAATCATAATACTCTTCACATAAAATGAAgggctattttattttatgttttatgtgAGATACTATTAGATATCAATTGTTATTTTATGCTGCCGATATGTACTGCAGAACCCAGTTCTGTAACACCTATTTaagaaataaatccaaaatagaTAATCAACACAAGGATTTATGTGAGAACTCCTTGCCCCAAGTGTCAAAAATCACGATCTACCCcaataggaaggtgtggaggtcacgGATTAGGATAGAAAGTTAAtgtgtgtgtgggttgtagctagTCGTTAGGGAGCTCTGGTATAGCCGGATTAGTAAGCCTATGACTGTGCCCACTGGTAGGAGCCGTTAGTGTATGCTATTATAATGGGGTGACCTTTTCTTatttgttatttacttttttttttactttcgtaTTGCTCTTATTTTCATGGCTCTCTTAgctttatttgtattatttctcatttcttatttcgATTATGCCATCCATTCTACTTCAGAtattactatgaccttgttaactattattatcttgagccgggggtctatcggaaacaacctctctactttttcgaaagtagcggtatggactgcgtacattttaccctcccagaccccacttggtgggaattcattgggttttttgttgttgttgtatgtgagATACTATTAGATCCTTTATCTTGAATcgaggatctatcggaaacaatttctccacttcttcagaggtagcggtatggactgcgcaCATCTTACCCTTCCCGGACCCCACGCTGtgagaatacactgagtttgttgttgttgttattgttgttgttgtgagaTACTATTAGTTAGTATCGAGATTATTTATTCTACCATTTACatcatagtgatgggataagttatcccatatatatgGTGGGATGACTCTTTTCCAACAAATGACCCAATGTCAAATTTATTGTAACGCGCCTCAACTTTGCAGGGTCCTATGACCCCGCTTGACTATATAAATCGTATTTATGTGTCATATATTTGTCCAAATGGACCACTGTGTGAATACACACATACTGGAAGCGTAAGGATCTGAAGTGGTCCAACTGgacaaatatatgccacaaaaaTACGATAATAAATAGTCGAGGGGGTCATAGAACCACCGCAAAGTTGAAGCGTTTTAcaacaaattttatcaaaatttaggtatatttctgactcttttccataaaaaaattatagtccTATAAACACGTTTATAGaatcatttaaaaatcattaattgaAGGAGATTCTTGACGTAACCGATAAAGTTATTATCATTTGATCATGAAGTGACGAATTTTGTAAAAACAACCTCTTTCATAAATACAGAATAAACTTCGTACCCAATACACCTTTATAGGTTAGAGTTTCTTTGAATCGCACACATACCAGAAAGCTTAACAGctcacatttaaaaaataattaacctAATAATTCGTATCCATAAATTAATAACATCTTTTTTCGACTCCTATgcgagcgctgccaccttaatagGCCCTGCAACGTGCAATCCGAATTAGTCAAAGCTTTAATGTGGGCACTAAACATCAGATGAgaaaccaaatttttttttttcgacTCTATGAAGCTTATTTTTACTCACCCTCAAATTCgagtaaatttaaatttacacTAACTATCCCAAATtagctatttaaaaaaaaattattccgctatatatataaaataacttaTCTCATGAGATAAATAATCACCATACCAACTAATACCTTCAACCATAATAATTgtaaattttatctcaaaattattttaccTTATACCTTACCTAAACGACTTACTAAAAACGGTAGGTAGAGCTTAGAAAGGTGATCTGTGTTTATTTGTCCTACAAATTCTCTCACTGTGACAGAAAAGCGGGTCGACCCGAAAATTTAACGGGGCAACAACTACTTTCGTTGGCGCCAGAATTTGACTGACCGGAGAATTTAGCGGCCGGCAAGTATTCTAGAAGCTTCTATTAGATTCCTACAATTTATTTCTATtcgttttgattttattattgttattattattattagtaaaaggaagaaaaagatggTGAAGGCAATAATAGCGCCGTCGATGTTGTCATCGGACTTCGGTAATCTGGCATCGGAAGCAGAACGCATGCTCAATTGCGGTGCTGATTGGCTCCACATGGACATCATGGTAATTTTTTCGACTActgcttttttttatttttattgattgattGATGTATGCAATATAGAGGATTCATATAGTTCACGCTAGTAATCGGAGAGCGaggcataattaattaattaatactaCTTCCGTTCCATTTTAATTGAGCACTTTCCATTTTGCGCGGTGCTTTAGAAATCATAAATGGAATGATCGATTATACTGCTATATCCTTTGTTCATATTAATGGACATAAAGTTAAAGgtatgaaaaatattcatagggcATATGAATAGACATTTTGGAACTTCTAAAGAATATATTAATTGCACGGGTAAAatggaaattttttatttaattttatctgATTTGATTTAGTGAGTGATCTAATAATTTAAGGCATATATGTTTAGTAAGATGACCAACTAATATGAGACGGAGGGACCCAAGAGTGTGGCGAAGTGGTTTAACGAAGATGGATTGAGCACCATAAAGTCTCAGGTAGGGGTGGCAAACGGGCGAATTGGATTGGATTTAaacgggttaaatatggatcgagcaaaaaCAGTTTGGATTGTaatccgcccatataaatatgggtaaatatggatttggttaaATATGGATTGGATAAAAAAtggtttcaacccactttaactcctaagtcaaaaacttaaaacttctatatcatatcaacttgacttttttttcatttttttttttagttttttttttctctcttctatatgtagcttctagtttttttttatttcatttttttgtcatttcttttttttttttctttttttcattttttttctatatctctatcctttgtttctctttcttttttcatttttttcttttcctttttagtctcgttttttctatttgttattttttttgtttttgcttcttttcattattttcttttttggttgtattttatgttttttgtttttttttttaattttcgaagaacatggttaagtcgagtacaaattatgaatgatgactaaaatatcgtAATCACTCCGTATATTTATtttcaccatcattttttttctttttccttttctcctttttcatttttttttgattttttttgtatttttttattcaattctttctttacgtttttttttcttttctatctctaacttctatctctctttctattttttttcttttttgaattttttctatttttggtttcctttttttttttttatgataacgaaaaatcataaacacatattgatttatattcgcccaacatttataattcaagAGCTATGTGGATCCTtagccatatatattttagtctcaagaaaataaaattagttcatctacttttttttggttttccatccgGTGTCCGATGCCTGCATTGGAGCCTCGACTAATACGCATCGGGCGTtgtagggcccattaaggtgtcagcgctcccaacagaattttctccataCCCTGGATCGAACTCtcaacctctggttaagggtagagtagccccatccactgcaccacagcccatgttgattttaattcatatacttatttgtatataaatacaaatgataaattgcacatattaacaactaaactatttaaatacaaataataaatttatttgaaatatatagtatgatacaaataaatttaaagtaaaaaaatataaaatgcaatgacaaaaaaagacgaggaaagaatataaaaaataagaaaaatgacaaaaatgacgaaccaagaatgaaaaagggggaaacggaaatacgaaaaaaaaaaaagaatgcaaagaaataaaattgaaaaataaaaaatgatgaaaaagaagaaagaaaaaaagtgtaagaaacgagtttaaaataagtggaaaaaatgaaaaagaaaaaaaagtaaattaaaggaaaaaagaaagaaaaaaaatagtaaattaatggaaaaaagaaagaaaaaacaaaaaaaaaaggagaaaaaaaaagaaagagaaataaaagatataaaaaaataacaataaaggagtgagactatggattatattCAATTGATAAGAGATCTTGtgaattatataggctaaatgggataattaaaagcttatatttattaactcatgtaggtctcaagcgaatacgaatgatgaaataagaatgaaaaagaaaaagcaaaaaaaaaaagaatacaaagaaaaaagaaataaaaataaaaaaatagatgaaaaaatgagaaagaaaagaaactatagggaatgagtaaaataaaaaaaatgaaaaagaaaaaaagtaaattaaaggaaaaaggaaagaaaaaaagaagaagaaaagaaactagaaaagaaaaaaaactgaaactttatcTCTGTatttaaatgggtacccatattttacccattttgtccatatttgtatgagcttttaaaatgagttgaagtccatatttatccatttgaaatatgagtgatccaatatgggttaaatggactctttttacaaatatgggctgaaattgccACGCCTAACAACTACTATCATTAACTTATCAAATATCACAAAGTGATTCTCCCTCAAATACTTTCCCGCCAAATATTTCAGTAGAAAACCAGTTACGACAACCAAATGGATCTA of the Capsicum annuum cultivar UCD-10X-F1 chromosome 11, UCD10Xv1.1, whole genome shotgun sequence genome contains:
- the LOC107847975 gene encoding uncharacterized protein LOC107847975 — encoded protein: MCLEFSKMKTTQPNKAEKKPQPNNEEKKPSIKASHEAQNDQQNHTADTPVADAGSVSASGNDNRKVSREDIELVQNLIERCLQLYMNRDEVVKTLLNRARIDPGFTTLVWQKLEEENAEFFRAYYIRLKLKKQIILFNHLLEHQYHLTKYPVPPKVPLAPMQNGIRPMPVNNLPVGYPVMQQPPVPAAGQPHLDPMGMSSCHVVNGVPAPGNYHPMRMNSGNDMVIDTNVSDVAAAGAPSNAMSDMAVSPTSVASSGHFPFTASEISGMGVDTSALDAAFPSDVASSVGLQLPPDNGVGNSRDSLRSLAQIPWNFSLSDLTADLSNLGDLGPLGNYPGSAYLPSDSDILLDSPEQDDIEEFFVDVDDAVPEPTCPQSDEEKS